The Gloeomargarita sp. SKYB120 sequence CTTACAGTGCGGTCATCCCCTCCTCCGCCAGCCAGCTCAACCGGTTACAGACGTGGGCCATCCACAGGTACAGGCTCTGGCAGAGGACTTGGTCCGGGTTTGCCAGGACGCTCGGGGGGTAGGGTTAGCTGCGCCGCAAGTCGGGGTACCGTGGCAGATGATAGTAGTGGCATCACGGCCCAACCCCCGCTATCCCCATGCGCCCTTGATGGAACCCCTGGTGATGATCAACCCCGAAATCGTGGCGATGGACGGTGAACCGGTGTGGGGCTGGGAAGGGTGTTTGAGTGTACCCAATCAACGTGGTTTAGTGGCGCGGGTGCCCTGGGTGCAGGTGCGATATGTGAACGTGCAGGGCGAAGAAATGACCCAGGAATTTAGCGATTTTGTGGCGCGGATTGTCCAGCATGAGTACGACCATCTCCAGGGGAAACTATTTTTGGACCGTCAACCGCAACGACTCTTGAGCGAAGCGGAATATCAAGCCCAGATAGTGAACGCCTGATCCCAAAAAATTTCTGTGGTTCAATTGGCCCCCCATCGAACCTGTGCGATA is a genomic window containing:
- the def gene encoding peptide deformylase; the encoded protein is MQATTILQCGHPLLRQPAQPVTDVGHPQVQALAEDLVRVCQDARGVGLAAPQVGVPWQMIVVASRPNPRYPHAPLMEPLVMINPEIVAMDGEPVWGWEGCLSVPNQRGLVARVPWVQVRYVNVQGEEMTQEFSDFVARIVQHEYDHLQGKLFLDRQPQRLLSEAEYQAQIVNA